The Microbacterium sp. SORGH_AS_0862 genome has a segment encoding these proteins:
- a CDS encoding LLM class flavin-dependent oxidoreductase, which yields MTRQLHLVGFLKPAGEYPSGWRHRAAAARAGVDFGFVAEQARRLEAAAFDAVFVPDLVGVPDVDPEVLARVAVVNDSFEPLTLLAALSAVTERIGLIATASVSFGSAEELGRDIAALHRLSAGRAGWNVVTSLSDAEARNFGRSAHLPHAERYVRAADVVRRASERWGRDRPVLAQAGSSDAGRDLAARVADIVFVRALPVAETREFVADIRARATAHGRDGSRVRVLPELSTVVAPTRDEARASFARMRELLDPRVALADLEYWTGSDLSALPMSSPLPPLRAATGSRGAQLEIYRQAARDGLTIGDLVRLVAEGDGAVVGSPADVADHIEQYANEADVDGFTVSFPWLPGTLTAFTELVVPELRRRGAFRTHYEGETIREHLGLSESSCQRP from the coding sequence ATGACGCGACAGCTGCACCTGGTCGGCTTCCTCAAGCCGGCAGGCGAGTATCCGAGCGGGTGGCGGCATCGCGCCGCAGCAGCGCGGGCCGGCGTCGATTTCGGATTCGTCGCCGAGCAGGCGCGTCGGCTCGAAGCGGCGGCCTTCGACGCGGTGTTCGTGCCTGACCTCGTCGGCGTGCCGGACGTCGACCCCGAGGTGCTCGCCCGCGTCGCGGTGGTCAACGACTCGTTCGAGCCGCTGACCCTGCTCGCCGCGCTCTCGGCGGTCACCGAGCGGATCGGTCTCATCGCAACAGCATCCGTCTCGTTCGGGTCCGCGGAGGAGCTCGGGCGCGACATCGCCGCGCTTCACAGGCTGTCAGCAGGCCGGGCGGGCTGGAACGTGGTCACGAGCCTGAGTGATGCGGAGGCCCGCAACTTCGGACGCTCAGCCCACCTGCCGCACGCTGAGCGCTATGTACGTGCGGCGGATGTCGTGCGCCGCGCGAGCGAGAGATGGGGGCGGGACCGCCCCGTCCTGGCACAGGCGGGGTCCTCCGATGCCGGCCGCGATCTCGCGGCGCGCGTCGCGGACATCGTGTTCGTGCGAGCGCTCCCGGTTGCCGAGACGAGAGAGTTCGTCGCCGACATCCGGGCGCGCGCGACCGCGCACGGGAGGGATGGATCGCGCGTCCGGGTGCTACCCGAGCTGTCGACCGTCGTCGCACCGACGCGTGACGAGGCACGCGCTTCGTTCGCGCGGATGCGGGAGCTTCTGGACCCGCGTGTCGCGCTCGCCGACCTCGAGTACTGGACGGGATCCGACCTTTCGGCGCTGCCGATGTCGTCGCCGCTGCCACCGTTGCGTGCTGCCACAGGAAGTCGGGGGGCGCAGCTGGAGATCTATCGTCAGGCAGCGCGCGACGGCCTGACGATCGGAGACCTGGTGCGTCTGGTGGCCGAGGGCGACGGAGCGGTCGTGGGTTCGCCCGCCGACGTCGCCGATCACATCGAGCAGTATGCGAACGAGGCCGATGTCGACGGGTTCACGGTGTCGTTCCCCTGGCTTCCCGGGACGCTGACGGCGTTCACCGAGCTGGTCGTTCCCGAACTGCGGCGACGCGGAGCGTTCCGCACCCATTACGAAGGAGAGACCATCCGTGAGCATCTCGGCCTCAGCGAGTCATCCTGTCAGCGGCCTTGA
- a CDS encoding P1 family peptidase, producing the protein MSISASASHPVSGLDWRLGGTSGIRPGPQNSIVDVAGIRVGHAARAADGWLTGVSVVAAPGGARAAVDVRGGGAATRETAALDPTGVVERIHAVALTGGSAFGLEASAGVMAALRERGLGFRVGVDPRAVVPIVPAAAIFDLGRGGVFENHPDAALGRQAAEDALSDGTGAPVQGSVGAGIGAIAGEMRGGVGTASAVLPGGVVVAALVVVNADGTTVDPRSGILWGAFAELPLSDGGGEFGIRPPSAAEHAAARARLGWEAERRPALRPLNTTLAVVATDAGLHRAELARLASASHDGMARAIRPVHTLGDGDVVFALSAGDGALPDPAPGLHAEHAHSDAVNQVLTAGADVVTRAIVHAVLSVSTAHGAAGVVPSYRDLYGQR; encoded by the coding sequence GTGAGCATCTCGGCCTCAGCGAGTCATCCTGTCAGCGGCCTTGACTGGCGGTTGGGTGGGACCTCGGGGATCCGCCCCGGCCCGCAGAACTCGATCGTCGATGTCGCCGGCATCCGCGTCGGGCATGCGGCACGGGCCGCGGACGGCTGGCTCACCGGGGTCTCCGTCGTCGCCGCGCCCGGCGGCGCCCGGGCGGCCGTCGATGTGCGCGGCGGCGGAGCCGCCACCCGAGAGACGGCCGCCCTCGATCCCACCGGCGTGGTGGAGCGCATCCACGCGGTCGCGCTCACCGGTGGCTCGGCGTTCGGGCTCGAGGCGAGTGCGGGGGTCATGGCGGCGCTACGCGAGCGCGGACTCGGGTTCCGGGTCGGTGTCGATCCACGGGCGGTGGTTCCGATCGTGCCGGCGGCGGCGATCTTCGACCTCGGAAGGGGTGGGGTGTTCGAGAACCATCCGGATGCAGCACTCGGCCGGCAGGCAGCCGAAGACGCTCTCTCAGACGGCACGGGGGCGCCCGTGCAAGGAAGCGTCGGAGCCGGGATCGGGGCGATCGCCGGCGAGATGCGCGGAGGGGTGGGCACCGCCAGTGCCGTCCTCCCGGGCGGAGTCGTGGTGGCGGCTCTCGTCGTCGTCAACGCGGACGGCACGACTGTCGATCCCCGCAGCGGCATCCTCTGGGGTGCCTTTGCGGAGTTGCCGTTGAGCGACGGCGGAGGAGAGTTCGGCATCCGTCCGCCGTCCGCGGCCGAGCATGCGGCAGCCCGGGCCCGTCTGGGGTGGGAAGCGGAGCGACGACCGGCGCTGCGGCCCTTGAACACCACGCTGGCGGTCGTGGCCACCGACGCCGGATTGCACCGCGCCGAGCTCGCCCGCTTGGCGAGCGCCAGCCACGACGGTATGGCCCGTGCGATCAGGCCGGTGCACACGCTCGGTGACGGCGACGTCGTCTTCGCGCTCTCGGCCGGTGACGGTGCGCTGCCCGACCCTGCGCCGGGACTGCATGCCGAGCATGCCCACTCGGACGCGGTCAACCAAGTGCTGACGGCGGGGGCGGATGTCGTCACGCGCGCGATCGTCCACGCCGTCCTGTCGGTATCGACCGCTCACGGCGCGGCCGGTGTGGTGCCGAGCTACCGCGACCTCTACGGCCAGCGTTGA